The proteins below are encoded in one region of Hordeum vulgare subsp. vulgare chromosome 3H, MorexV3_pseudomolecules_assembly, whole genome shotgun sequence:
- the LOC123441613 gene encoding uncharacterized protein LOC123441613, which translates to MPVCRPSLLPLSFLPLLCSNLSLCSFLLSGEERETRHRHPGSRHLRLSHRPCMPSSRFGFSSCSSRRIQPVPVDPVARPPVSPSSAPPDSCRCFCSTGNEQQQLARLLTAPRHCLARCCTHVDPRAQAIAALASTQYIHGTIGQDLRVRAAPSHLVAGNGTPGTEAIEPRHFSCRRTSSPGRFRHGIPCIPTCYKVVHVQFRQVRDMVWSSCRIVRTRSATSVRLLHGVILLPSG; encoded by the exons ATGCCCGTGTGCcgcccctctcttcttcctctctcttttcttccccTCCTCTGCTCTAACCTCTCCCTTTGCTCGTTTCTACTGTCAGGAGAAGAACGGGAGACCCGCCACCGCCACCCTGGATCACGACATCTGCGCCTCAGCCATCgcccctgtatgccaagttcccGATTTGGATTTTCCTCATGCAGTTCCCGTCGAATCCAGCCGGTTCCCGTCGACCCCGTCGCCCGACCTCCCGTGTCGCCTTCCTCTGCTCCACCAGACTCCTGCCGCTGCTTCTGTTCGACAGGTAACGAGCAGCAACAGCTCGCTCGGCTGTTGACCGCGCCGCGCCATTGCCTCGCGCGATGCTGCACCCACGTGGATCCCCGTGCCCAAGCCATCGCTGCTCTGGCTAGTACCCA gTACATCCATGGCACCATCGGCCAGGATCTCCGAGTACGTGCCGCCCcaagccacctcgtcgccgggaatggaacccccggtACCGAAGCTATTGAACCCCGCCATTTTTCATGCCGTCGGACCTCATCCCCAGGCCGATTCCGCCATGGCATCCCCTGCATCCCGACCTGCTACAAAGTTGTTCATGTTCAGTTTCGTCAGGTTCGCGACATGGTATGGTCTT cgtgtcggattgtgaggacccgttcggctacatcggttcgtctgcttcacggagtcattcttcttccaagcggg